GGGCCCCTGCGGGTGGCAGGCCAATCAAGGGCAGAGCTTGATGCGGGTACCCTTGGAGAGCACCCGGAAGAAAGGGAAGACACGCTCGCCCAGGAAGGCAGCCGAGAAAGTGTGGATGTGGGCCAGAGTCTCCGCGTTGTAGAAGCCCAGGCGCCCAGCCTCGTAGTCCAGGTACACACCAAAGCGCCGTGGTTTCTCACTTGGGCTCAGCAGTGTCTGCTCCGTTGAGCTCTGCGCTTGGTAGCGTTTACCATTGGTGCCCACGCACCACACTTCCCGCTGGAGCAGAGGCTGCTGGGGCAggtggaggcggcggcggcgatGGTGATGGCGCGAGGAGCTGGCATCCCCACTGCCCACGGAGGGCCCCCCAGAGCCCACCTTTTCCTTGTGATGGGTTGATTCACGGGCAGCACCCACTGCCCAGCCCCGCCGCCCGCCCACCTCTACCTCCCAGTAGTGCCGGCCAGAGCGGAAGCCCTGAGCCCCCAGTACACAGCAGTCAGCCGAGAAGCGCTTGGGGTGGTCAGCAACCTCTTGCCGCCGCTCTGCCAGGCGGACCCCACGGCGATCAGGGGACAGCATCAGGGCTGGGTGAGCCGTGTCAGGGTCCAGCGTCAGGTCCACTTGGAAGAGGAGAGGACAAATATACTATGGCTGGCTGGAACAGCTATTCCTCATCAGCAGTCAACTCCATGGGTTCTCCCTTTCCTGCTGCCCATCCCCCACCCTCCAATCCAACTCTCCTCAGCTCCCCACCCCCTAGAGACTCAGGTTCCTATTGGTTCCACCATCTTGCTCCCATCTTGCTCCCACGACACCTGACAGCTCTTCCATCTGGCCCCTGCCCTTCCTAGCACTCCACACCCCTAAAACCTACCTGGGCTAGGACACAGGCTACCCTTGGCATTCAAGCCCCAAAGGTGCCCACCTATATCCTGCTCCATCACAGCACCCCACTTTCCCTGGGCCCCCACTTTCCCTCAGGCCCAACCTCAGGTCTGTGAAGGGAAAGGTAAAGGAAGGTCATACAGGTGACCTCCCTACCTCGGGCAGCCTGACAGAACATCCGGCTCATTTTCCTCACGATGGCATCTGTCAGGAAGTCATGGCTATGGGGTTGGCACGGGTCAGGGGACCAGGCCTCTGGGGGCTGCAGCTGTACTTCTTCACACCTGGAGGAAGGGGACCGGGCAGGGGGTGGGACCACGATATTCCCAGAGGAAAGAGCAGAAGCtgaggggaaggagaggagggtcCAGGAGGCAGAAACGCAGGTCCTgggaaaggaaggagaggagagggatACCCAAGAGAGGAAGGGATGGGGAACCAGATGCTACTGGGTCACAAAGGGTAAAGGGTGGGAACACACCTATTGAAAGTCTCCTTGATGTCCTgggaataacaaaacaaaaagagggaaagggagaaagagacaaagagtcagcTGCACAGGGATGGCTCCTTTCTCCCAGTCTCCAGCCAAAGGACTGAAATGAATAGGGAGGGGAAAGCAGCACCCTCAATGACCTCAGTAACTGTGAATCCACCTCAGTTGTCCTATGCCTCTCACACCTAACCTGTCTCATCCTGTACTGTGCTCTGTGATTCTAAGTAAGCCAGTACTAGAATTTTCACAATATAACTTGGTCACTTTTCAGGATATCATTGTCAAAAATTATTTCCCTCTCATTTAAACCCCACCTACAATGATTTCTTTCTCTTCATGTGTATACtggtcactcacacacacacacacacacacacacacacacacacacacaccattccaCATTAACTCTGGCTCCAGCCTCAAAAAACTGTTGTGGTGTTCAGGTTAAACTATTATAGCTCCTCTCAAGGAGGAAAGAGGCAACTCTGGACAAACACTGGTAACTCTGGTAAGCACTGCCTGACGGAGCAAACAGACAGGCACAGGGTGCTGGGAGCGGGACCATGGCAAACCCAGGCAGTagggggcagggggaaggggaCAGTGCTTACCTGGAGCAGCCGCAGGCCCCCCTGCTGGCTCCGCTCCTGGGCCTCCGCCAGCAGGCGGCTCAGCTGGGCAGCCTGGTCTGAGAGGCGAATGGCTGCTGCTCCTGCACGCCCCAGCTGGGCTTCATGCATCTCTCGGAGGCGCCGCTCCAGCCCTGCCTGCTCTTCGGCCAGAAACCGTGTCAGCCGCCCAAACTCTGAGGCCACTGCTGCCAGCTCTGACTTCATCTGGCTCTAGAATGATGGAAAAGGGGATAGTGGGTATTACTTCAACATACAGATAAGTCTCTAGTTTTGCAACTGCTGCCCCTCAACCCAAGGCAAAGGGACCCTGCATCCCCTTGGGCCAAGAAACACCTTGGAATGAAAAGCAGCCCCTGGCACCCTCCTTACTTCTCGGCCTTCCCAGGCCCACTCCCATACTCACGGCACACCGCCCTGAAACCAACTTCTGCCTGGAATATCTACCATGTCTGCCTAACTTTGATTCATTCTTCAAGTCTAAGCTTTAAATATTCCCTGAGAGAAGCCTTCCCTCCAGGTCTAAGTCAGGACAACCCCACTAAGTATCACTGTATCCCTTCATAGCATGTATCTCAATCTGAAATTTCATATTTATGTGGGAGTATCTTTTAACCACTTACTCCCCCACTGCACCATAAGCTCTCCACCAGCAGAAACTGGGTATGTCTTTCTTTGCCACAGTGTCCTTAGACCCTGGCACAGTGCCTACCACAGAGTAGGCACTTGGTAAGAAGTTTTTGAAGTGAATGAATAATTCAGGAATCAAGGCACTGAAGTTAGGGTTCTGACTATAACACTACTTGCAGTGACCTTGAAAAAGTCACTCAATCCCTCCAgatcagaggtcagcaaacttctGCAAAagtccagatagtaaatattttaggctttgtgcgCCAAGAGGCAAAATCAAGGATATTATATAGGTATTCACATAACAGGAGAGAAAACTCCCGCCCAGCCCACCCCATTTGCCTGGAGTGAGCCATCCCAAGTGGTGGTCACACTTTTTGCCCAGTTACCATTAGCTGGAAATACTCTTGGGGTAAAGAATAAGGTTCCACAATGGGGAGGCAGGTCCTGGCTGAGTAGagggacacacacacagccaccacaGTCTGTTTCACTTCCTCCCCAAGTGACAGATCCCAGTGCATCTTTCCCTGAAGGCTTCTCTCCTCCTGGAGAGCCCAGAAGTCTCAACTTGGACAGCTGGCCAGAGGCAAGACGACTCCCCGACTCCTAGACTAAGACTCCTTGGCTCAGGGCCCAGCAATGGTCAACAGCAGAGTCCCTCATGTGTAGAGTGTAACCATCATGGGCCCTGGAAACTGGCATAGCCCAGCCACTGGCCAGGGAGGCAAGCACTGGGAGCAAGGTGGGAGAGGAACAGAGGGGGATGTCCTGGCACGGTCTCAGAAACTTGTAGTGCTAGCCCACTCCAGCAGTGCCCACCCACCTTACAAGAACAGGCAGTAGAGAGAGCAattatgaagggaaaaaaaaaatctaaaaacacTGCTCTAGAAAATATTAAGGTCTTTGCAGTGCTAACATTCACTAATTCCTCTTCCCCACTAAACACCTTGGCTCCCTCCAGAGGGCACAGCAAGCCTCCCCAGACCATGTCCCTCTGCCCACTGCCAGCACCCCAACCTGGGGGCTCTCTGAAGGTGGTTCTGTGG
The window above is part of the Elephas maximus indicus isolate mEleMax1 chromosome 2, mEleMax1 primary haplotype, whole genome shotgun sequence genome. Proteins encoded here:
- the TRIM41 gene encoding E3 ubiquitin-protein ligase TRIM41, whose protein sequence is MAAVAMTPNPVQTLQEEAVCAICLDYFTDPVSIGCGHNFCRVCVTQLWGGEDEEDRDELDREEEEEEDGDEEEVEAVGAGGGWDTPMRDEDYEGDMEEEVEEEEEGVFWTNGMGGSNWDNMDYVWEEEDEEEDLDYYLGNMEEDLRGEDEEDEEEVLEEDEEEELDPVTPLPPPPAPRRCFTCPQCRKSFPRRSFRPNLQLANMVQVIRQMHPAPGRASRGNEQGICPKHQEALKLFCEVDEEAICVVCRESRSHKQHSVVPLEEVVQEYKAKLQGHLEPLKKHLEAVQKMKAKEERRVTELKSQMKSELAAVASEFGRLTRFLAEEQAGLERRLREMHEAQLGRAGAAAIRLSDQAAQLSRLLAEAQERSQQGGLRLLQDIKETFNRCEEVQLQPPEAWSPDPCQPHSHDFLTDAIVRKMSRMFCQAARVDLTLDPDTAHPALMLSPDRRGVRLAERRQEVADHPKRFSADCCVLGAQGFRSGRHYWEVEVGGRRGWAVGAARESTHHKEKVGSGGPSVGSGDASSSRHHHRRRRLHLPQQPLLQREVWCVGTNGKRYQAQSSTEQTLLSPSEKPRRFGVYLDYEAGRLGFYNAETLAHIHTFSAAFLGERVFPFFRVLSKGTRIKLCP